The window GGCTGGGCTCGCACTGAGAGAACATGCTGTGGCCTCCCGCTCGCTgggcagatgaggaaacccaaGCCCAAAGTAGGTAAGCTGAAAGCCCCATGGCCCTTGGGAGGACTCTACTGAAAATCCAGGAATCAAACACAGTGCCCGTGGGAGGCAGGCAGGTAAAGAACATGTCCTTGGACACCAAGATACTTTGTCCTGGTGTTAGACATATTCAGATATCCGACGCTTCCAGGGAGAGAGATGCTCTGTCACTTTTCTTGaacctttctattttcttcaccCATACTGTTTTCTCACTTTTGCTGGAGGTAGGGGTGCAAGCTATTTGTCTTCTGCAGAAGATTGGCAGTGTGTAGGTAAGGATCAGCAGCAGGGAGCCCCAAGCCAGTGGCAGGGGTGGTGGGAACTCTGGTGCCCTGCCGGGTGCTGGGCAGCCACAGCTCTGTGTGAGCTCTCCCAAGTTGTAGGTCAGCTCAAATGCTTCAAAACCTCCTTGCGGCCCAAACACAACAGAACCCCACTTGGCAGTGCAAGACCCACAGCCCCAGACTCCTGCACAGAgctggagggggctggggtgggtggaggacacagaacttCAGGGGAGTGCTTCAGACCAAGGCATCATCTCACATGGACTGAGTGCTCCTTCCTTGCCTACAACAAGGTATAATTTGGTTAGGTGCTTAGCAAGAGGGGCATAGAGAACTTTCTGGACAACTGGAGGAATGGATTTGTCTGTCTAGCTGTCTTTCCGATGATGCATTGGAACCTGAGCTTTTGTATGTCGTCCCACCCTTGCGACCCCTCCAGGAATTAGAATTCATTGGTGTGGGGCTCCTTTGCCCAGAAAAAACACTAGAACAGTAACAGCAGTCTCATTCATTTCTGTTAAGGTCTTGCTTTTCGATCTTAATGTTGGTGTTTTGCATATGGAAGATAGCAGGTATTCTCCTGGAcatggaaaagtaaaaaatttaatgaaagtgACTGCACATGTAAGAATCCATCCATCTCCCCATTCATTCAGggagaacatatttttaataagtacCTATCATGTGGCAGGCCCTGCAATCAGGTGCTAAGCAATGAAATCAATAGGCAAGcaatcactgaaaaataaaaagatgggggTGAGTTTGTATGGGCACGTGCCTTTTAAACTACTTAAGAGATACAATCAGACGAAGTAGCCCTGTACAAAAAACCAGCAAACATTTTGTCTATTCATATGTTACTGAATGCATAGAAAAAATTCTGGAGCAAGGTATACTCTTTTAACATGAAAACTATTAAGAATGGCATctctgggcggggggtggggttcACTTTCGAGGTTGTACATGTTTGTGGTACTCTAATTTATTATAACAAACATGTTCCACTTCCATAATCAGAGAAAAACCAAGGAAGTTAAATAATCGCAatttgaggggcgcttgggtggctcagtcacctaagcgtctgacttcagctcaggtcatgatcttacagtctgtaagtttgagccccgcgtcgggctctgtgctgacagctcagagcctggagcctgcttcagattctgtgtctccctctctctctgccactcccctgctcatgttctgtctctctctgtctcaaaaataaataaaaacatttaaaaaaatagcaatttgaatgagaagaaaagatggCGGTACCAAGTGCTGGAGCAGATGTGGGAAGGCAGGAACTCTCACACTCCCTGGCTGGGAGGATAAATTGGCATAATTTGGGGAATTAGCTGACGGCATCTAGTCAAGTTGCAGGAGCACATGGCCTTTGACACGGCGATTCCAGGTCTGGTAATGTGCCCGGAGGAATCCACACCCATGGCACACGTGTGCACaagatgttcattgcagcattgtctGTGACGGTGAAGGAATTGGTGACCTATGTGTGGACCGGCCTGGGAGGGAATATATACACTGTGAGATATTCACACAAGAAAACTCTATCAcagttcaaaataaatgaatccaaCCCTACGTGCGTCCGCATGGGtataacttgaaaataatattgaaagaaaataggaagtggTGTTATTATACGTAAGGTCTGATTCCACTTGTGTGAATTTTTAAGACACTCAGGGCAGTGTTTCTGTAAGGCTATTGCTTATGGAgccaaatataaatgataaaagtcTAAAAATATGTGTGGGAATCATCCACACTGACCTCAGAGTGATTGTTTCctctgagaaggaaagagagacagaaagctgacggggctgggcagggagacAAGGGGGCCCTTCAATGGAGTCTTCACTGGTATagtccttaaaagaaaaagatgtgaagCCGATTTGGCGAATCTGGTAAGTCATTGTAGTATTTTCTGAGCTTAAACATTTTTGCCTGTCTGATGCGTGTgagctgttttgttttgccttcccCTGATGACTTGTGAACTGAGTGGTTTTCCTATGTGTATTGTGTATCCTAGTTCCCATCTTTCCTGAGTGTATGAACAATGGAAAGTGAAGTAAGCAGTTCCCCTAGAAGATGCGCGTTGCAATGATGCACAGGTGGAGGCACCCTTCAGGCGGGTGGCTCTGCAGGTGGAGAGCAGGGTGAGCCTGGCAGACTGGAGATGCAAagtgggagccagggaggcacaGGGGGAGGCGCCAAATGAGTGGTGAGCTTGCCCAGGGCTGGAATGCCGAGGGCAGTGGACCTGAGGCTCCTCCACCTTGTGTCTGGAAGGAATGATACCTGGTGTGTAGCTGGGGGCCTGGgagagagaaatcagagaagTGAGAAGTTCCTAAGGgaacaggtgggggggggggcagggttcACAAAGTGTGGCAAAGATGCCCTGAAGGGTGCCATTAGGTTTGCCTTGTGGGGGTCTTGGGTGGCCTTGGTGAGGGCGGTGTGCGGTGCGTGGGGACAGAAGCCCAAAGCTCGGGAGACAGAAGGTATATGTGACACCAGAGCTCAGCAAAGAAATTACATCAGTGTGGGCCAGACAAGAGTGGTCTCCTGCAGGAGGTGAGGATCTAGCTGACTGGATGGGTTGACAGGCAGAGGTGCAGAGGCAGAAGTCACTGTGGCCTGTAAAGGGATGTTGGGAAGTCCTTCATGCAGGGCCGTTCAGAAATTCCTGATGCATGTACTACAGTCATTTTCCCAGGGCACGTGGAGGCAGAACTCTGGGCTTGTTTCTTCAACTCCTGCCTCCTGACATCGCTCTGAGCACATCACCATCCTCTTCACAAACACCAGCTCCCTGCTGTCCGTACATATAGGGACATCAGGCCTGTGTCCAGCTTGACACGTAAAAGCTCATTGTGATGTGGCCTCTGTCACCTCCTCTGCCTCATCTCCCACTTCCTCCACTGACTCGTGATGGCTCTTCACTGGCTGCGGGGGAGGACAAAACAACAACCCCCTGTCGAACAGAAGTACTGCCCCTGCAACAGACCCGTTCCATGCCCCCAGACTCCGGGATTCTAGCTGTTTCCTGGTCTCCCCGGCTCACCTGAGCTGTACGCCTGCACCCCATTGCTTTGGTCTCCAGCACTGGGCATGCCCAGCATGCAGCAGGAGCTTGCAAGTGAGGGCGCCTCATATCATCCTAGGGAAGCCCCCATCAGAATAGAACTCACTGCACAGTCAGGTGCTACAGTTTTTGGAATTGGCATTGATCAGGAGAAGCGATTTAAAAAacagctggtggggggggggggtggcagagggagTATTTATTTAACGCAGGACAGTATTGCCCTCCCGTCTGAGGCTCCTGGGGAATAGTACCTGGTAAGCCTGTGAAACTGAGCACATTAGAGTGTTCTGGAGTTAAATTTGGAATTGGGATGAGTTAGGAAAAATCTATGCTCATTGAATACAAAATGCAATTGTCTGTCAGTGCAGGGACTGAAGTATCTGCAGCAAATTATATTTAAGACTCTATTGTCACAGGCAGATTAGCTAATGCTTGATTTTAAGTATAGGTTTCTAATGCTATTACTCCTGGTTAGCTCTGCCTGGCAGGTAACCTTGTGGAACAAATGACTGCATTGCTTGAATAACATATTTGATCAAACAGGACAATTCTTTCAAAAATTGAGTTCTCTGTGGCAATTTGAGACCTGTAATCAGCAAATTAGATGATTACAGCAGGGATAAAAATAGTCTTCTAACAATGTCCAAGGTATAAATGtgatttgaatttcaaaatgttGAACATGTGGTAGGAAAATGCACGGTTGGGTAAATATGACTAGACATTATCagatttgatttctctttccaacTCTGCTCTGAGCTACAGCCTAATTTTGCCCAAATAAACTCCAATCTCGTTTGTGTCTGAGTTAGAGGCTAGAAGTGGATCTCGCACTGTGCTCCAAACCTTAAAGGGCTCAAAAGCTTTACTTATCTGCCTTTAGGAACTTAAAGTCCATGTATCCCTTTGGTATGAAACCCATGAAACAATGAGCTGTCCAAGTTCCACCCAGGGAAGATGGCATTGGAAAGCCTTCGACACGCACTACCCGAAGaccagtgttttctttcttcggcacggaggtggggggggggggacagacgCCAGAGCAGCTCTGGTGAGGTCTAGCCAGCGAACTGCGAGCTGGGGCAGGATGTGAGGATGTGGTTTGCTCTACCACAATCCAATCAGCCCTCATGGTTGGTCAATAAGTTACTCTTAGTTTCTCCTGTAACACAAGGAAGTTAGACTAAGGGGCCACGTCACCTCCTTCTCCGGGTCCTTTCTGCTCACCGTCTCTGCCTCAGAGTGTCTGTCCACCCAGGTTGACCAGAGCTGCCATTTCCACCCCTGATGTCTGTCGGGCATTAGCGGGCCTCACCTGGTTTTAGCCGAATTGCGGAACAAGACTGACTTGGCAGTTGGGTATGCAGAGCCAACCAGTGAAGTGTGTACTAACTACTAGCAAAAGGAGCTCCTTAAATCAGGGAAACTTGAGTTTCCTTACTAGTGGCTCTTAGGGCTCCTGGCAGGGCCACAGAAAATATTGATTACTATGAATTACACTTATCCATCCAGGACTCATCCTTCATGAGCCCAGGTGATTCCCATGGCAACACTgtcatttaataaaaacaaaaacaaaacaccgaTGTCCAGAAATGCAACACTCTTAAGTTTACATGTAAGGCATTCTCATCTCAGCAGATCCGGTAATGCTCCGCGATACAAGGGCCAAACAGCCTATGTAGTGTTTACTTCAAACGTGCTTTCAAACCAGTTACCTCACGTGTCAAGCCCTCACACTTACCTGAAGCtttgagaaatagaaatgtttttcagTGCCACAATTTTGCATAGAAAATGCCAAGTATAAATTAACCACTTTCAGGATTTTTCCAACAAGTTACTTCCAAATGATCGCCATTTAAAATTCACTGCTTTTTAAGGTGGGAACATCTCTGCCTAAGATGAAGAAATAACTAGCTAGGAGTACCATTTGACTAAATACCATTACATGTAGATTTATAATGCATTTATTAGGAAAACTGTATTAAAGCTTAGAAAACTAGAACATCACAAGGTGAAAAGAGTAGGGTCTCTCTCCACTTCGTCTACAATATGGTACAGTTTTAAAATGGCTGTTTTTCTACTTCAGGCACGATTTtgcaaaatgagataaaatactGAGTCAAaataagtgggatttatttgCTCATTCACCCTCCCTTTTATGAACCCATACACCAAAGCACTGCAAGGAAGTGGAACACAAAACCTGACATGACCACCACTATGAGAATGTTCAACAAAATGCAGTGTGAACTGTACACATTAGGCCTTAAAGTGGACAGTGGCCTCCTCCATTAGCAAGGCCCATGGTGACTGTATCGATGGTCACAGAACAGACCGTACACTGACATCTGGCCTTGAGCTACATACAATGTtactttacattttcttcaaaCTATAGTTTTAGGCTACATCATGTTAACAAGTTCTCCAAACAAAAGTTCTTTAGGTTAAGATTTGTGTAAGGACGAAGAGCATTAAGTAACACTAATTACAGATTCTTTATGTCCTTTGGCCTGTCCTAGGGCAGAAATTATACCTAGGAATCCTCTCGGATGCAGACATGACTCCCCCACTACTGCCACAGCCCTCCAGTGAGCTGCCCCTGAGCAGGGCACTGTGGGAGAAATACCAAATGGAAGCCTCATTCCCACTTCAGGGGACCCATGGGAGGCCTTCGAGGCTGCACCTAGAGCTCATgtcaaaagttttcttttaaatatatttgcttgAAAGGTGTGAGCTTCAAGAAGTACGAAGTTAAAAAAGAGAACCTGGTATAGCCACATTCAAAGGTGACTTCTAACTTAAATGATCAGACATAGCTCATAAAACCAGCTGTCTCAAAGACAGtgttatctttattaaaaaacgGATAGACATAGCAGCACTTACAAAATAACAGTTCATAAAAGGCATTGTATATTGTCAACTGATAGTGTGAAAAGGGCAGGCCCCCAGCACAGCTGGTTGTGGGCTCCACATCACAATGCTCACAACCACCTGTTCCACTCAATACGACACAACCCAGAACACCTAAGGGGAGACCAACAGCAACGTGGCACTCCTCGACTTCAAGCCTTTGTTATCTGTGTGAATAGTCAATCAAGTCAAGTATCACCCTCCTTAGCAGCATCTGGAGCACTCATTGGTGTTCTGGAGGTGGCTGGTGTACTTGAcccacttatttaaaaaaacctaagcGTTCAATAAAAAACACTTCTCCCTGTCCAATGCCATCCACAGAAACACTTCGGTTGCGGAAGAGACGTGCTCTTCCATTTAAATGTCTGTAAAAGCTAATGCGGGCCTCTGCCGCGGTGCACAGAAGAGAACTTGGAGCAGGCACTTCTGCACAACTGTCTTTGGTGGAGAATGCTGGTGTGGTCACACTGTCCCCTGCCCACTGCTCTGCTTCTTGCTGCTCTGTGGGGGAGTGAGGACCccggtggggagaggagaaatcCTGTTTTGTTCAGACAATATGGCTTTCTTTGCTTGGGCTTTGTCCTGTTAAGAACAAAAGtgagaaatgttaaaatggaAGAGTGTATCCTTTGGGCTTCGCGTTCTGTGTGCTCTTTTCTAaggaaatgaggggaaaaaaatagcaaagaacaATCTAAAAGTCTCTGGTCTACATGCTATTCAGACACAGCATCTACTGaccacaattttcttttttaaggaaccaAAAGAATTGGACTCTTTCTGGGATATCTGGAGCCTGCCTGAAGAAAAGTGAAGAGGCTATTTAAGCAGTTTTAAGGAATTTATCTGGGAAACGAGGAAGGCTACTGACCAGCAAATCCAAGCTGTTTATATGGGTCTGGATGTTGTGTGCATCTTCAGCAGGAACTCCCCTGAAGTGCTTAAGTTTTGAACTTCCTGTCTCCCTTATGACCATTGCAAATGGAACCATCCACTTGACACACTTCTCTATATCACACCACTGATACCctgcaatgaaaataaattttaggctCAATTGGTTTGGAAGTTTAGTACACCTTGTGAATGGACCGGAAAGCCAACGTACCTGAAACCTTTTGCATCaattcagaggaagagaaatgataCAAGGCAGAAGCAGCAAGTACACCATAGGGAAATTCTAAGCAGCCAACATCCAGGACACAAAGATCTAAAAGctatggggaagaaaaagaacactgagGCAGATGGCCAACATACATCCCTTCTAGAGTTAATCTAATGACGGGGTAGGCAGCCCCACAGAGGTAACAGAGCCACTTACCTCTGCAATCTGTATGAAGATTTGCTGGGGATACTGTGGCAGGAGCACTTCATATAAATCATTTAGATATGCAACCTGCATATATACATTCAGCCAGGACACAATGGTCAGGGGACTTAAGTGCCACTTAAGGGCCTAagggaaaacagacaaaagagaCCAAtggttgagaaaagaaaaaggtatttcTGCTCCCCTTGGGCCTCTAAAGGAGTTCAAAATGAAGCCATGTTCCACGCCACAATGTGTCCAGCTGGAGAACACCTAGGCAGATGCACTCACACGAATGTGGAAAAGCTATTATgtatgcactttttaaaaaggactgaAAAATTAACTTGTAACATACCTTCATAATGATTAATTCCATGCTAAGAATTTCCTCTCCTGAACAAGCCCCATCTGTAAcatatgcaaactggtgcagctttGGAGGATAGATTTCctaaaaggaaatataagggaGAAACAACTAGCAAAAATCTCTAATAGTTTTAACTTATAATGTACATCCAAATATTGTTTTTAGTATTCtaccaggaaaagagagagggagcaccaTGGAATACCTATAGGGGCTACTCTGCTGGTCAAAATGTGTTCACTGTGAAAGAAAcaactccccccgccccaatAAAGAAATGCATAAACACAACTTCTATTCAGTGGAGAGAGTTTTGAAATGTTCACCTTTTTAATACCTTTAGCAACATGTTTGCAAGTTAGGCCCATCCACCCTTCTAAGCATTCCAAAATTTTTAATCCTCTTGGGTCAAAGTTCAATTTTTTGGCTTAAAGTAACTACATTAACTTAAACATTTTATAGACTCACTACTTCTCTCACTTCTTGGTTAATTTCTAGTCCTTTCTGCATGCATCTTTACTTTAGATGACCTCAAATTAGAAAAACGTAGACAAAAAGTTGGCGTCTTCCAGTAATCTCAGAGGATCTCAAGAAACGGCATATGCCACAtaacatttgaaaatgatttaCCTCAAGTTTGGCAgcaataaataaagatgaaatccCAATAAGCTGTAAAAGTGTTTTTACGATATTTTGTTGTGTTGCCATATACCGATCAAAGAAATCCTGTGCCAAGTAAAATGTCTCTCTGTGAAGTTTATAGACTTCACACACCTGAAAAAACAGTAAGTTTTAGAACAGTTacttgaggaaaaaagaaagacaaaaacacacacacacacacaaaacccaaaaaccaaaaaacaacaaaaacataaacatttgtcATGAGTTTTGGTGAAGGACAATATAACCAAATCAGGAGAGACAGAACTTTGCTTTTCTGAAAGGATTGTTACCTTGCTTGTCCCCAAGCACGCACACAATGAAAAACTAGAACTCGCATACAAGGATTAAGTGTTCTATGAtctacattaataataataatagtaagagcAAATGTTcacaggcaggggaaggaaggtATGTTCATCGCCTGGTACAGCAGCATTTTCATGGAAAAAGTGTGAATAATTACCTCAAACTGTAATATCAGGACCatgcctgccctgcccacctcatAGGATTGCTGAGAGACAGGGGAAAATGGTGTGCATGAGGGAGCTGAAGAAGACCAAGGAAATATTAGACCTCAActcatcaccaccatcaaatGTCTGTTTATACATATAAAACTGCTATTCCTAAACAGGCCTTCCCATGTATAGGTGTAATTCATGGGGTTAAGGCACCAGAGAAACAACAGAACATTAATAGAAAATTCCATCAATCACCAAACAGTATTTCTAAAGTCCAGGCTAGGGCATATTTAAAGTCAGTTTTCATAAAGTAACACAATTACAATCTGATCAGAAGTGAAACTAGAGCTTCTGTCCTCTCAGGAACAAACTCTCAAACTTGTGTCACCCGGCTCACAACTGGGCACACAGCATGAGCGCTGCCTTTCCCACACGCGTGCTGACTTCCTGGCAGGGCTAGAGGCTGAGAAACAGCATCACTGCACACAAGCCTCAAGTACTGTCTCAGCAAGGACAAAACGGTTAccattcttttctatcttttcaatGGTATTACATGACTTTTTTGACGGACTTTCAGAGAAAAACCTTCCTTAAAGTATTTGGCATCAACTGCATAATACAAATAGAACTTCCCAGTCACAACATCTAATGAGTTGAAGCGTGGGAGAATGCAGCACACTACACATCTAATGCTTCAAGGAATTATAAATTGACCCAAAGGGCCCAGAAAGTCTATGTGCCATAGTGGGCCTGTGGATGGCACCTGCAAGGCCTCTAGTTTCAAGCAGGCCTGCCAAAGAACTCAGTacagaaaatgttaatattttcagAGACCAATAAAGAAAAGCGAATTAATAATGGTAAAAACAGCTATCTTTTCTTGCCTATTATGTAAGCTGCACTTCATACACACTATTTCTAATCCATATAAACTCTGCAAGGAAAATACTGGTAGCaaatattacagatgagaaaaccaagattctaagttaagtgacttgcctgatgAAGACACATAGATGGTGGCAGCAGGGGATTCGATTCTAGGATGAGCATAACAGGGGTACGAATACCCCTGGACACACACTTTCCAAAGAGTACAGAGCAGTTTGTTTTTAGGGAATATTTAGGCATGCAACTTCCTTATGTCCTTTTCCACAAAATCAATCTGCCTGAGATGTCCTTCAACATCACAGAAAATGTTGAACATCCCATTTCTCATCACCCAAGGCTCACAGAGGTGTCCAGGAAGCACCCTGAGGCACTACTGAGTCACCCACACTTCCTCTCAGAAAGAGGTACACTGCCCATACAATATCgctttttatgtttaattacCCATCAAAATATGTAatacttgttctttttcttaattcatttttttactatttatttttgagagagcaagagagagaaagacagtgtgggggaggggctgagaaagagggagacagaggatctgaagagggctctgcgctgacagcagagagcttgatgtgggacccaaacccatgaaccgtgagagcatgacctgagcccaagttgggtgcttaactgactgagccactcaggcaccccagtacttgTTCTTTTGATCAATTGTTGCAGAGAAGTACGATAGTGTGGCCAATAAAAGAATTAACCGATATATTTTGTTAAGAGGATATTCTGTGGGGAAAGGGAAATGGATTCTAAAGAGTTAAAAAGGAACAATGTAAGCTCTCTGTTAAAGATAAGcctgttcatatatttttaaaacgtaTGATAGTGGCTATCAAATAGCTGTTATCTGCATTCCACtggatatatttaaaagtaatttaattaaCAAAGACCAAATATCAATATTTACAGTTAAGTGGAAAATAGAACTTCTGGAATTATTTgagctttgaagaaaaaaattcgaTGCCAACTTAAAAGCAGATATCTAAGAGGTAAAGAGACTTCAGAAATTCTAAGGTAGAATGCAAGCAA is drawn from Felis catus isolate Fca126 chromosome E2, F.catus_Fca126_mat1.0, whole genome shotgun sequence and contains these coding sequences:
- the CCNE1 gene encoding G1/S-specific cyclin-E1 isoform X2 translates to MPRERRERDAKERDTMKEESGTDVSVRSRKRKANVAVDPDEEIAKIDRTVRNQCSSQPWDGSSVCENPCSLIPTPDKEEDEPTYPSSTCGPQSFMPSRASPLPILNWANRDEVWKIMLNKEKTYLRDKHFMQRHPLLQPKMRAILLDWLMEVCEVYKLHRETFYLAQDFFDRYMATQQNIVKTLLQLIGISSLFIAAKLEEIYPPKLHQFAYVTDGACSGEEILSMELIIMKALKWHLSPLTIVSWLNVYMQVAYLNDLYEVLLPQYPQQIFIQIAELLDLCVLDVGCLEFPYGVLAASALYHFSSSELMQKVSGYQWCDIEKCVKWMVPFAMVIRETGSSKLKHFRGVPAEDAHNIQTHINSLDLLDKAQAKKAILSEQNRISPLPTGVLTPPQSSKKQSSGQGTV
- the CCNE1 gene encoding G1/S-specific cyclin-E1 isoform X1 gives rise to the protein MPRERRERDAKERDTMKEESGTDVSVRSRKRKANVAVFLQDPDEEIAKIDRTVRNQCSSQPWDGSSVCENPCSLIPTPDKEEDEPTYPSSTCGPQSFMPSRASPLPILNWANRDEVWKIMLNKEKTYLRDKHFMQRHPLLQPKMRAILLDWLMEVCEVYKLHRETFYLAQDFFDRYMATQQNIVKTLLQLIGISSLFIAAKLEEIYPPKLHQFAYVTDGACSGEEILSMELIIMKALKWHLSPLTIVSWLNVYMQVAYLNDLYEVLLPQYPQQIFIQIAELLDLCVLDVGCLEFPYGVLAASALYHFSSSELMQKVSGYQWCDIEKCVKWMVPFAMVIRETGSSKLKHFRGVPAEDAHNIQTHINSLDLLDKAQAKKAILSEQNRISPLPTGVLTPPQSSKKQSSGQGTV